The Desmodus rotundus isolate HL8 chromosome 3, HLdesRot8A.1, whole genome shotgun sequence genome includes a region encoding these proteins:
- the CLEC1B gene encoding C-type lectin domain family 1 member B isoform X2 — protein MQDEDGYMTLNIKTRKPAVPTVDPASSPPWRVMALVLLFLCIGLVVGLVALGVMCHKNITCDKNWRPHEDSCYGFFRHNLTWEESKQYCIDRNATLVKIASQNTVEYIKSRTGLIRWVGLSRQNSNKVWKWEDGSVPSKNMFELSENARENMNCAYFHNGKIHPTFCQNKHYLMCERKAGMAKGDKLL, from the exons ATGCAGGATGAAGATGGGTACATGACCTTAAATATCAAAACTCGAAAACCAGCTGTCCCCACAG TTGACCCTGCTTCTTCACCACCGTGGCGGGTGATGGCTTTGGTTCTGCTGTTCTTGTGCATTGGGCTGGTTGTTGGGCTTGTGGCTCTGGGGGTTATGT gccaTAAGAACATCACATGTGACAAAAACTGGAGACCTCATGAAGACAGTTGCTATGGGTTTTTCAGGCACAACTTAACCTGGGAAGAGAGTAAGCAGTACTGTATCGACAGGAATGCCACTCTGGTGAAGATTGCCAGCCAGAACACAGTG GAATACATCAAATCCAGGACTGGATTAATTCGGTGGGTTGGATTGTCCCGTCAGAACTCCAATAAAGTCTGGAAGTGGGAAGATGGCTCAGTTCCCTCCAAAAATAT GTTTGAACTTTCTGAAAATGCAAGAGAAAACATGAATTGTGCTTATTTTCATAATGGGAAAATTCACCCTACCTTCTGCCAGAACAAACATTatttaatgtgtgagagaaaggcAGGCATGGCAAAGGGGGACAAGCTACTTTAA
- the CLEC1B gene encoding C-type lectin domain family 1 member B isoform X1, whose amino-acid sequence MQDEDGYMTLNIKTRKPAVPTVDPASSPPWRVMALVLLFLCIGLVVGLVALGVMFVKQQNYLPIENKSLPGTAQQLTNQFPQDSLKQPKEKDGFSHKNITCDKNWRPHEDSCYGFFRHNLTWEESKQYCIDRNATLVKIASQNTVEYIKSRTGLIRWVGLSRQNSNKVWKWEDGSVPSKNMFELSENARENMNCAYFHNGKIHPTFCQNKHYLMCERKAGMAKGDKLL is encoded by the exons ATGCAGGATGAAGATGGGTACATGACCTTAAATATCAAAACTCGAAAACCAGCTGTCCCCACAG TTGACCCTGCTTCTTCACCACCGTGGCGGGTGATGGCTTTGGTTCTGCTGTTCTTGTGCATTGGGCTGGTTGTTGGGCTTGTGGCTCTGGGGGTTATGT TTGTCAAACAGCAAAACTACCTACCAATTGAGAATAAAAGTCTCCCAGGAACTGCACAGCAGTTAACAAACCAGTTCCCCCAAGATTCActaaaacaaccaaaagaaaaggATGGTTTCA gccaTAAGAACATCACATGTGACAAAAACTGGAGACCTCATGAAGACAGTTGCTATGGGTTTTTCAGGCACAACTTAACCTGGGAAGAGAGTAAGCAGTACTGTATCGACAGGAATGCCACTCTGGTGAAGATTGCCAGCCAGAACACAGTG GAATACATCAAATCCAGGACTGGATTAATTCGGTGGGTTGGATTGTCCCGTCAGAACTCCAATAAAGTCTGGAAGTGGGAAGATGGCTCAGTTCCCTCCAAAAATAT GTTTGAACTTTCTGAAAATGCAAGAGAAAACATGAATTGTGCTTATTTTCATAATGGGAAAATTCACCCTACCTTCTGCCAGAACAAACATTatttaatgtgtgagagaaaggcAGGCATGGCAAAGGGGGACAAGCTACTTTAA